A portion of the Pseudomonas sp. PSE14 genome contains these proteins:
- a CDS encoding phosphate ABC transporter substrate-binding/OmpA family protein, protein MSYKPSASDAQAWPVTIAWLIIGFICYAFPWQAFAALPSSHAGEPVLRVQGSNTIGAHLLPELVKGLLQSEGYANVSVQPGKAENEQRIIGRSADGKEAIVDLAAHGSSTGFVALKDNSAELAAASRPIKDAEAAGLSASGNLRSAKAEQVIGIDGLAIIVNPANALDELTTDNLARIFSGEVKTWEELGGRGGAIHLYARDDNSGTFDTFKELVLTSHGKALANGTQRFESSDQLSQQVSADPQGIGFVGLSSIRKAKALRIADGASQAMPPSTTLIATEDYPLSRRLFLYMKPEESNRWAHALLQFAQGDQGQALVSSSGFVGQRVQAVKMTPRAGMPQAYQSLARDAQRLSVNFRFREGSATLDNKAQRDVERLLAYLQQNGKMNKQAVLVGFGDPKQDPARAELLSKLRAMAVRRELAKDGVMFREISGMGDALPVAANNDDDGRVKNRRVEVWVY, encoded by the coding sequence ATGTCGTACAAGCCGAGCGCCAGCGATGCCCAAGCCTGGCCCGTGACCATCGCCTGGCTCATCATCGGATTCATCTGCTACGCGTTCCCCTGGCAGGCCTTCGCCGCGCTGCCCTCGTCCCATGCCGGGGAGCCAGTACTGCGCGTACAGGGCTCCAACACCATCGGCGCGCATCTGCTCCCGGAACTGGTGAAAGGCCTGCTGCAAAGCGAGGGCTACGCCAACGTCAGCGTCCAGCCGGGCAAGGCGGAAAACGAGCAGCGCATCATCGGCCGCAGCGCCGACGGCAAGGAAGCCATCGTCGACCTGGCGGCCCATGGCTCCAGCACCGGCTTCGTCGCCCTCAAGGACAACAGCGCAGAACTGGCGGCTGCATCGCGACCGATCAAGGACGCGGAAGCGGCAGGCCTTTCGGCCTCGGGAAACCTGCGTAGTGCCAAGGCCGAGCAAGTGATCGGCATCGACGGCCTGGCGATCATCGTCAACCCGGCGAACGCCCTGGACGAGCTGACCACCGACAACCTGGCGCGCATCTTCTCCGGCGAAGTGAAGACCTGGGAGGAGCTCGGCGGCCGCGGCGGTGCGATCCATCTTTACGCCCGCGATGACAACTCCGGGACCTTCGACACCTTCAAGGAACTGGTGCTGACCAGCCACGGCAAGGCCCTGGCCAACGGTACGCAGCGCTTCGAGTCGAGCGACCAGTTGTCCCAGCAGGTCAGCGCCGATCCTCAGGGCATCGGTTTCGTCGGTCTGTCATCGATCCGCAAGGCCAAGGCGCTGCGCATCGCCGACGGCGCCTCCCAGGCGATGCCGCCGTCGACCACGCTGATCGCCACCGAGGACTATCCGCTGTCGCGCCGCCTGTTCCTCTATATGAAGCCCGAGGAGAGCAATCGCTGGGCCCATGCGCTGCTGCAGTTCGCCCAGGGCGACCAGGGCCAGGCCCTGGTCAGCAGCAGCGGCTTCGTCGGCCAGCGGGTACAAGCGGTGAAGATGACGCCGCGGGCCGGTATGCCCCAGGCGTACCAGAGCCTGGCGCGCGATGCCCAGCGACTGTCGGTGAACTTCCGCTTCCGCGAGGGCAGCGCCACCCTCGACAACAAGGCCCAGCGCGACGTGGAACGCCTGCTGGCCTACCTGCAGCAGAACGGCAAGATGAACAAGCAGGCGGTGCTGGTCGGCTTCGGCGATCCGAAGCAGGACCCCGCGCGCGCCGAACTGCTCTCCAAGCTTCGCGCCATGGCGGTGCGCCGCGAGTTGGCCAAGGATGGCGTGATGTTCCGCGAGATCAGCGGCATGGGCGATGCCTTGCCGGTTGCGGCCAACAACGACGATGACGGGCGGGTCAAGAATCGTCGCGTCGAGGTCTGGGTCTACTGA
- a CDS encoding response regulator transcription factor has translation MARIVIIEPSRRDFTAIRRLLQASGHQCDLHFKLGRQALNQLKAGDCDLLVVTLELPDIHGMELLATLRRNGQLEAATPVLVCSSLDTSLNIQRAIRGGVSGFLRMADRPALIGRAIETVLAGGTIFPEHARLPLGDDPRLKASLAFSTHLVAVLHGLHRGDSVSALAELLESSGASVGQHKRQLMRKLSASSLDELFSICKEIGLL, from the coding sequence ATGGCCCGAATCGTAATCATCGAACCGTCAAGGCGGGACTTCACGGCTATCCGCCGGCTGTTGCAGGCCAGCGGTCACCAGTGCGATCTGCATTTCAAACTGGGGCGGCAGGCGCTGAATCAATTGAAGGCTGGGGATTGCGATCTGCTGGTGGTGACGCTGGAACTACCGGATATCCACGGAATGGAGCTGCTCGCGACGCTTCGCCGTAACGGTCAGCTCGAAGCCGCAACGCCGGTGCTGGTGTGCTCCAGTCTCGACACTTCGCTGAATATTCAGCGTGCCATCCGCGGCGGTGTATCCGGCTTCCTGCGGATGGCCGATCGCCCGGCCTTGATCGGGCGCGCCATCGAGACCGTCCTGGCGGGAGGCACGATCTTTCCCGAGCACGCGCGATTACCGTTGGGCGATGATCCCAGGCTGAAAGCTTCGCTGGCGTTTTCCACCCATCTGGTGGCTGTGCTGCATGGCCTGCATCGAGGCGATTCGGTGTCGGCGCTGGCGGAGCTTCTCGAGTCGTCGGGAGCGAGCGTCGGGCAGCATAAAAGGCAACTGATGCGAAAGCTTTCCGCCAGCTCCCTGGATGAACTCTTCAGCATCTGCAAAGAGATCGGGCTGCTGTAG
- the xthA gene encoding exodeoxyribonuclease III, which produces MKIVSFNINGLRARPHQLQAIIERHQPDVIGLQETKVADDQFPREEVEALGYHVHYHGQKGHYGVALLSRQEPLELQRGFPNDGEDSQRRFIWGTFKDAQGELITVMNGYFPQGENREHPVKFPAKQRFYADLQNLLETRFQPSQPLVVMGDINISPEDCDIGIGEENRKRWLKTGKCSFLPEEREWLARLKSWGLVDSFRLQNPAVTDRFSWFDYRSRGFEDEPKRGLRIDVILASEALRGRIADTGVDYEIRGMEKPSDHAPIWLQLK; this is translated from the coding sequence ATGAAAATCGTCTCCTTCAATATCAACGGCTTGCGCGCACGTCCCCATCAACTGCAGGCCATCATCGAGCGCCATCAGCCGGACGTGATCGGCCTGCAGGAAACCAAAGTCGCGGACGACCAGTTCCCGCGCGAGGAAGTCGAAGCCCTCGGCTATCACGTGCATTACCACGGGCAGAAAGGCCACTACGGCGTTGCCCTGCTCTCCCGCCAGGAGCCGCTGGAGCTACAGCGCGGCTTCCCCAACGATGGCGAAGATTCGCAGCGCCGTTTCATCTGGGGCACCTTCAAGGATGCCCAGGGCGAACTGATCACCGTAATGAACGGCTACTTCCCGCAAGGCGAGAACCGCGAGCACCCGGTGAAATTCCCTGCCAAGCAGCGCTTCTACGCCGACCTGCAGAACCTGCTGGAAACCCGCTTCCAACCCAGCCAGCCGCTGGTGGTGATGGGCGATATCAATATCTCCCCGGAAGACTGCGACATCGGCATCGGCGAAGAGAACCGCAAGCGCTGGCTGAAGACCGGCAAGTGCAGCTTCCTGCCCGAGGAGCGCGAGTGGTTGGCGCGCCTGAAGAGCTGGGGCCTGGTGGACAGTTTCCGCCTGCAGAACCCGGCGGTGACCGATCGCTTCAGCTGGTTCGACTACCGCAGCCGCGGGTTCGAGGACGAGCCCAAGCGCGGCCTGCGCATTGACGTCATCCTCGCCTCCGAGGCCCTGCGCGGTCGCATCGCCGACACGGGCGTGGACTACGAAATCCGTGGCATGGAGAAGCCCTCCGACCACGCACCGATCTGGCTGCAACTGAAGTAA
- a CDS encoding GNAT family N-acetyltransferase, which translates to MPDSIAEVRLLDSGYSREVRSLLYHAYRHEPTFAYLFEADRPGFDQRVRATVRELTNQHFLEELPAIGLLRDDRLVGVALIAPPQQRLDITESWAWRMRMLLTTGFRCTRRYLDYHAAVLGCLPPGPYHILPLIGIHPEFQGKHLGEQLLDALHAWCAEEGSSQGLVLDTGNSRYLDFYRRHGYEELGEVALGPIREHVLFHPNPRPESQLASQGG; encoded by the coding sequence ATGCCTGATTCGATCGCCGAAGTGCGTCTGCTCGACAGCGGCTACAGCCGCGAAGTCCGCTCGTTGCTGTATCACGCTTATCGCCATGAACCGACTTTCGCCTATCTGTTCGAAGCCGACCGTCCCGGTTTCGACCAGCGCGTGCGCGCCACGGTGCGCGAGCTGACCAACCAGCATTTCCTCGAGGAACTGCCGGCCATAGGACTGTTACGCGACGACCGCCTGGTGGGCGTGGCCCTGATCGCGCCGCCCCAGCAACGCCTGGATATCACCGAGAGCTGGGCCTGGCGCATGCGCATGCTGCTCACTACCGGTTTTCGCTGTACCCGCCGTTACCTGGACTATCACGCCGCCGTGCTCGGCTGCCTGCCGCCGGGGCCTTACCACATCCTGCCGCTGATCGGCATTCATCCGGAGTTCCAGGGCAAGCACCTGGGCGAGCAACTGCTCGATGCGCTGCATGCCTGGTGCGCGGAGGAGGGTAGTTCCCAGGGGCTGGTGCTCGACACTGGGAATTCGCGCTACCTGGATTTCTACCGCCGCCACGGCTACGAGGAGCTGGGCGAGGTGGCCCTGGGTCCGATCCGGGAGCATGTGCTGTTCCATCCGAACCCGAGACCGGAAAGCCAACTGGCTAGCCAGGGCGGATAA